A window of Oncorhynchus masou masou isolate Uvic2021 chromosome 16, UVic_Omas_1.1, whole genome shotgun sequence genomic DNA:
TCAGTGTTTTCAATAGCCAAGATGTTTCGATGTGGCTgataaataaattattatttataaCATGAATTCTCTTTTCAGTGACTGTGTCCGACTGAAGGCAGCCGACATCCAGCCAGACATCTTCAGCTACCTCCTCAACCTGATGTACACAGGGAAGCTGGCCCCTCAGCTCATCGACCCAGCCAGGCTGGAGCAGGGGGTCAAGTTCCTCCACGCCTACCCCCTCCTCCAGGAGGCCAGCCTGGCCAGCCAGACATCCTTCTCCCACCCAgagcccagcctgcccctctctaCTTCCCTCTTTGGCATTCAGATCTCCGACAAGCAGGTTGCGCTGTCCGGCAGGCTGCCCGTCCGGCGCCAGCTCTCCTCACCTTTTGACCTGGACAGTCTCCCTGACAGGAAGTATCCGTCCACGTCTGCTGTAACAGCGGCATTCACCAACCATGCGTCCAAGCTGGACTCTTCGTTTCAGGAAATGGTGGAGGCTTCGACCAGCGGCCAACGGGCCTCGTATGAGGAGCATGGAGGGAACACCCCGACAGGAGAGGCGCCCTCCTTGGGTAGCTCCAACACCATTCTCCATGTGAAGCCGAGCATCATGAAGAGGAATGCCTCCTTCAGGAAGCACTACTCCTGCCACCTGTGTGGCAGCCGCTTCAACCAGAGGAGCCTGTTGAGGGAGCACCTCCTGCAGCACAGCCTGGCCCGGCTCCCTCTGGTGGCCAAGCCCAGCGGTGCACACTCACCTGTCCTCCCAGGAGGAGGAGCAGCCACCACACCAGAGGTGGAGGAGGTACTGCTAAGGGGAGGTGGAGAACGGTCCGCTGCCATGACAGTTGAGATGCTTAGTGACAGCGAGCAAGCACCGCCCTCTGGTTTCAGCATGGACTCTCCCAGAGCAGAGTTGTCGGGGTGGGCGACCGGGTGTCAGTCCCAGGCCGACACCCCACCTCCATCGGACATTGCGGATATCGACAACCTGGAGAGTGCTGACCTGGACCGCGAGGTGAAGCGCAGGAAGTACGAGTGCGCCACCTGCGGACGCAAGTTCATCCAGAAGAGCCACTGGCGAGAGCACATGTACATCCACACGGGAAAGCCCTACAAGTGCAGCGCCTGCGGCAAGAGCTTCTGTCGTGCCAACCAGGCGGCTCGCCACGTGTGCCTGACCCAGGGTGCCGACGCCTACACCATGGTGGACCGGCAGAGCATGGAGCTGTGTGCCGCAGGGGACGACACCAGCCAGATGGAGGCGCTGTTCCTTGGCTCAGCCAGGCCCTACAAGTGTAATGTCTGTGAGACCACCTTCTCCAGCCCCAACGAGGTCATCAAGCACCTGTGCTTCAGCCAAGGGGCTCTAGCTGGCCTGCAGGGGCAGTCAGGGGTGCGGCTGCTGCAGGGGGAGGAGTTTCCCAAAGACGAGGGCTCTGATTCGTCCGGCGCCGCCACCCTCATTACGGCCATAAAAACTGAGCAGATCTTGGTGGAGTAGGTCCACAGCACCAGAACCAGTCTTATATTTGTATTctcttatatacagtatgtttattATTTCCTTTGGTAAATGATGGTCAGTAGTTAAGCTAAAGATTTAGTTAAGAGGTATATAGGATGGGTTTTATATCTACTGAAAATGCTTCCTCAGGTTTATTTAACAGCAAAGCCAGAGACTTGGACTTGTTTCAGTAGGAACTGTCTATTAAGTGTCCATGTGAAAACCACACACTGTACTAAGTCTCCTTTCCAACATGACGTTGCATTTGTTCGCCCATTTGTTCTCCTATGCATATGTCACTGACCAATTGGCAAAGTAGTATGTCGCTATTTGTTTCTCAATATGTGCTGCAGTTGAGTTCGTGGTGTGATTATGACTAGGGCTTTGTCTTATTCTCAGTCTCTTTCTGGTGCTTGATTTACATAGGTCTGTCACATTGGTTTCTGTTACTTAATTTAAAGTGGCCGTTGGCTGTGGTCGAGCCTCTCACTCAGCTTTTAGATccagacaggaacaggaagttGAGAGAGAGTTCCGGAGGAAGTGATGTTTCTCTACAATCAAATGGTGCAGGAGATACCAGGGGAAGCAACAGGCAGGCAGGTGCAGACCGAATGGTGGTCTCAACACATCTGCTGTAAAAGAAAACGTCTCTCCTTTTCCAAAGTGTTACTCGTGCAGTATACTGATGAAATAAGTATATGCCCAGTCCAGAATCAACCTCATTCCATGGCCTATTAGGTCCAGTAGGCTGTGTCTTCCTTTGGCAGTTTTCAGTAACCGTGTAAGCAGAACACGTACCATGACATTTAATAATTCCGTGGTATAAATTCCCTTCTGTTCATCGTTTTGAGCAGCCATTTTGTTACTTTTTGTGCAACGTCTGCCAACTGTGGGTATGAAAAGAAGCACAATTGCCATAGACGAAACAGGGCAATCTAGGCCCACATTAAGGATTGTGTTGGTTACTCCAACAGAGGCCTCAAAGCAGAAGCAAGCACTGTAGCTTTATAGGTGATGTTTACAGTCGTGCCATTTTTATAAACCTTTGTTTATTTTAAATAGCTACAATCTGTGCATTTTAAACACATTTACGTTATCATATTTTGATGCCTACATGTATTGAAGGGAGTTTTCAATTCTGTACAATATTGTACACCTTGCCAATTTGATGATCATTTgcttgaatttgttcttaaagaCCATATTTTGTGTTGGATATACCTTTCTAATTTTATATACAATGCTATATTTACAAATCATATTTTTTATTGCAAAGTTTGTATATTACTAATTGGTTTCCAATCTAGAAAACAATTGATTTAGTGTAGTGAAGGTGTATGTATATTTGTTGTCAATCTCTTTCCATTCAAGGCCTTGGTGTTACTGATAAAATTCTAGTATGATATTTATCTTAATCTGCTGTGGCTTCATTTGCAGTTACTCTTGCCctctgtttgtacagtacagtttgGTGGCAGGGAGGGTCAGGCTCAGTTCCATTGTGACCCCTAGCCCAGTCTCTTCTAGCTTCGTTCTATCCTTTAGGATCTCATAGACTAGCTGAAAGAAAAACAGCCATCCATATAGTAAATATGGCTTTATGGTTTATGCCTATCCTATTTAGACTCTATCCAGGGTGGGGCCAACTGGGACTGGGGTTCCATACTACTCATCCATATAGTAAATATGGCTTTATGGTTTATGCCTATCCTATTTAGACTCTATCCAGGGTGGGGCCAACTGGGACTGGGGTTCCATACTACTCATCCATATAGTAAATATGGCTTTATGGTTTATGCCTATCCTATTTAGACTCTATCCAGGGTGGGGCCAACTGGGACTGGGGTTCCATACTACTCATCCATATAGTAAATATGGCTTTATGGTTTATGCCTATCCTATTTAGACTCTATCCAGGGTGGGGCCAACTGGGACTGGGGTTCCATACTACTCATCCATATAGTAAATATGGCTTTATGGTTTATGCCTATCCTATTTAGACTCTATCCAGGGTGGGGCCAACTGGGACTGGGGTTCCATACTACTCATCCATATAGTAAATATGGCTTTATGGTTTATGCCTATCCTATTTAGACTCTATCCAGGGTGGGGCCAACTGGGACTGGGGTTCCATACTACTCATCCATATAGTAAATATGGCTTTATGGTTTATGCCTATCCTATTTAGACTCTATCCAGGGTGGGGCCAACTGGGACTGGGGTTCCATACTACTCATCCATATAGTAAATATGGCTTTATGGTTTATGCCTATCCTATTTAGACTCTATCCAGGGTGGGGCCAACTGGGACTGGGGTCCATACTACTCATCCATATAGTAAATATGGCTTTATGGTTTATGCCTATCCTATTTAGACTCTATCCAGGGTGGGGCCAACTGGGACTGGGGTTCCATACTACTTTCGCACAAATGGAGTCTTCATGCTGAGCAAATTAGACATAGTTCAGTCACATTTCCATTGGCTTAAAGACACAATATAAAAGTGAGCTTAAATGTGTTACATGGGGGAAGGACTCCTATTTATCTCGTGACTCACTCTGTGTTATAGTATATTCAGGCTTTGTGAAGTGAATACTACTGAAGTGTACTTCTCAGAGGTCAACATATAACACGTTTCTCCTCATCAGTTAGTCTCTGGATTCTCCCTGCTGAGCTCAAGTTGTACAATGTTCAACCACATTGGTCGTAGGTGTAAACTAACAGCTTAACGTCTTTCCCTGTGTCAATTATAAAATGTGTATTTATGCAAGCGGTTTGTCTTTTCTGTGTTGGGATATTTTTGGAAACAAGTTTCAGGGGTAATGGGGAAGCTGGGCGAGGGGAAAGTCCCTGACCTATGATCCTGGAGCGTTCACTCTGCTGCCCTCCCAAAGCTCAGTTGAACATGTACTGTGATATCTCTGTGTTCTCAGGAACGTACGTGAGTTAGTCTTCTGtgtaaataataaagaaaactatTTTACATTTTCACAGTGAAGAATGAACAATTAAAGAGATGTTTTGCAGAATTATGGCATGATTAATTATTTCTTATTCAGCTGTGTTCATCCCAAGAATACATGCATGTTTGATTTCAGATGTTTTACTCATCTTTTGGCTTTGGTTAAATAAACTCTGGACATTGCTACGGAGGGTTTCCCAGTCTTTCATCAACCCCATCCAAATGAACACATGGTTGTTGGATTAAATCGTGGATTGGTGTTGGGCTAATATCAATGTATTGGAATTAGTTGATCCTGAAAATGTTACAAGATGTCTCCACTTCATAAAAGGGTTTTGGCTCCTCTCCCTCCTTATAGGACAGTGCCGTTGTCGTATTACTCTGTAGGTTGGGGAAAACTTGGGTCTGTAATGTCATTTCTGCATTCAATTCAAATTCAGAGTTTTACTCCAGACTTTTCTAGTTAATAACTCACAACAGACCCGAGCTAAAACATTCATGATTTACAGAGCTGTTCACCGTTTTAACTGGCTTGTTCCATGACAACAAGGCCCAGGCAAGTTATACTAGATAGAGCAGTGGGACTGAAGtgtaaaggcccaatgcagtttAGTGTTTGAAAAGACCACTTGAAATTACAACCAGTTTTTGGGGGATGGAGTTTTGGTCACcaggcagtaaattagttaatataccaataagaaagagagttccaaacctctctgccaataatagCAACTTTTCAGATTTtcactccccactcagaccactcccagacagtccaagATAGATtctgcttgagaaattgctattTGTTAAGAATCATTTTTGTTTccttttgaccattttaatttaaaacaatcacagtaaggtacttaattgttagctagaaatattttttttattgagataaaaacggctgcgTTGGAggtttaaaacctcttaaggatccgcccctttttttcCAATTGTCACCTAAAATgacacacccaaatctaactgcctgtagctcaggccctgaagtaaggatttgcatattcttggtaccatttcaaaggaaacactttgaagtttgtggaaatgtaaaaGCCATGTATTagaatataacacaatggatctggtaaaagataatacaaagaaaaaaaaaaaccgttattttatatattttgtaccatcatctttgaaatgcaagagaaaggccataatgtaatattccagcccaggtgcaatttagatttcggcactagatggcagcagtgtatgtgcaacgttttagactgatccaatgaaccattgcatttatgtTAAAACATTTGTATCAAggctgcccaaatgtgcctaatttgtttattaacttttcatgttcaaaattgtgcactttCCTCAAGCAATAGCAtgatattctttcactgtaatagctactgtaaattggacagtgcagttagattgacaataatttaagctttctccCAATATCAGATatatctatgtcctgggaaatgttcttgttacttacaacctcatgctaatcgcattagcctacgttagctcaaccgtcccgtggactGGACACCGATCCCGTTAACGTATATTTGCCCATGTTTTGAAAAAGCTGTAACAAATTACTCATCGGTACTACAGAGGCAAAAGTAAGCCAGTTTATTTTGTGATCTTTCAAACATTTAAACATCTTGAGGATCATATGCAATGGTGTCTTGCCAATATTACTTCTGCAAGATTACGTGACATCCTCACCTGGGACATCAATTCTCCAAATCTTTTTACGGTATGAGGGTATCAGTTTCATGTGTGATAATTAATACACTAAATGTAATTCAGAACCAGATAGAAACAGAAACTCAGGTACACATTTTTATATTGCTAGCTTTATTTTTGAATGAAATATAGACAGGTTTCTGTATCTACtattaacagcttggaaaatgtaaAAGACAGAATTAAGTCCATGCTACAGATACATTATATGATTATAGGTTATAACAATATTATTTTTTGAAGTGCATAGGTATACAATTTGTACAGATGTTACCAGGTTCACAGTTAGATTGTGTTACAAAAAGCTCGGGCGGATCTAAGGGGGAGGTGCTTCCAAACCAAATGCAATAGAATAAGCAGTGAACACAgactgtttattatttatttgtactattttacaTAAAACAAACATGGATGTGTGTGACAAATCCACAGTCAAAGTAAAGTGAAACAGTGACCAGATATAGTGGTCGAGGCTTCTAGGATTTCTCTCGTGTCTCATTGGTCAGTCAGCTTTGTGAGGTGTAAAGTCTAGAGCTATATTGTCAATCATCATTTTGACATCCAAGGGATAAATAGGAAGCACTCCATTCTCCCAGTATGTGCCCACAGTAGAATTGGCTCATCTAGCCACCCTAACTAATCCCAAAATCAGCATTTGAATTTCATTGGTAAATAAAAGTTGACTTGAAGATAAGTAAATCAGGCTGACCCAGAATGAGGCATTTGAGACAAATTGGACACATTTCGTCCTGCTGATGTTCTATCATGTTAGCAACCATGGATAACCTACCCTAAGTCAATTTGGCTTGGCTACATAGAAATGTCAATATAAGATGCTCTCTTTGTCTGGTACCATGTGATTTGTGATTGAGTAGTTTGTACCATCTAAAAACCTCACTGTTGCCAAATCAGTGAGGTTATGACTTACTGTACTTTCACACAAGTTACAACATGAAATGCATGTGTGGAATGTATTGTCAGCAAACAATGTTCATTTGAAAATGCAATGAAATGTAAACATTTCCAACATTCAAACATGAACATACATAACAGCACTCACCAGTGGGAATGGTAAAATATATCGACAGAGATGTGATAGTCTGTATCGGCAGCAGAGGGCGCCAAATAACTGGTGTACACTCCAAACTAGCATACAATCCTCCCTACGAGCGTACACTGTACACCAGAGATGCACGGATAGATCACCATTTCAAGAGATCAAGCAATTACACATATTTTGAAGTGCTATCCACAACGTTAGCAGAAGTCATACACCTGAAAATACAAGACAATCTAACGTGAGATATATGTTACTCTCCCCATGCAAGTGTATGTCCATCATAGTACACGGCATAttaataaatcagtgtcaccaaaTACCTCTCTCACAATATCAAACCAGGCTGAGATAATAGTGTTTTATTGTATTTTTACACGATAATCAAAGACATACTTATTTCAGAAAGTAACAATACTTTTTTCACAGTCATTCAGGCAGTGAAGTATGTTTTATCTACAGTAGGAGCTGAAAATATATTGTCAGGCTGAAAGGTGAAGGGAAGTACAGTGTGACAGAACATGTCAAAGATTAAAGTTTGTAAGATTGTTGCACACCTATTGACTTTCACCTCACTCCATGTCTTCACATTAAGTCATCGTCTGCAATCAATGATATCGGACACAGCCATTGAAATCACATATGTACCATGGTTTAGTTAGAATTTCTGCAAAATCCAGACATTATCTTTGAATCTAAGTCTTACATATGTTTGAGAAAATGGGTCACATATTCcatacaaaaaaaataaaggatGGGGGAATGAGAGAATATGCATAAGatataaatacaatatacaaGATAATAATCCTCCAACtctgagaccacacacacacacacacacacacacacacacacacacacacacacacacacacacacacacacacacacacacacacacacacacacacacacacacacacacacacacagcagactccCGAGCCACAGCAAGGTCATCAAAACAGAAAAAGTAAATCACATTGATTACGAGCCAGATGGGAAGCTTCAAAGGTGCAGGACTGTGGCTTGGTATGTGTGTAGGGAGATCGATGCTTCACCTATGGAGGGACAGTGGGGTGGGGATGCCACCTCTGTGTGACAGGCTGGGGCTGCAGGACAGGGgcatgggggaaggagagaggggtggggtggagCGAAGTCACTCTGGGCAGGGTGGGGTGGAGCTCAGTCACTCAGTCGCTCTGGGCAGGGTGGGGTGGAGCTCAGTCACTCAGTCGCTCTGGGCAGGGTGGGGTGGAACTTAGTCTCAGTGTGTCTCCACAGTgcatcctctcactctctctctcttgctaacTTTCTCACTATCACTCACTTCCTGGTCAGGACAGTCCGTCTCCCAGGCAACCATCTTGCATCTACAGCTAGggtataaataaatacatgttattAGTAAATGGGTACCATTATCCTTAGAAACACATATCAAAAAACTGGTCTCCAACCTGTGGATAACAATTAGGAAATTACTTGATTTATTTAGAAAACCTCATTCAGTGGATTTTTTCTTCTAATGGATTGTTCTAATAAGATACTTGCATCTGAGAGTAGTTTGAAACAGGAGAACTTAGTGCCTCATATGCCTGAGTGGAAAATGCTTTTTGGGATGTTGTAGACTGCAGTACTGCTGACGCAGAACCCCCTATATGTCCCTCTCTCATGTAtacctctctttttttctctgctccactttcccctctcctcctccctcccctcttctctgtctgctcCGTCATCCATTTCTCTTGGTTTTGTTTTTATGACTCAGCATGCTTAGAGGGACTGCTGTGCCAATGCTGCTTTCAGCCCGTTGTAATTCACCGACTCCTCTTTTTGCTGCAGTGCTGCGTTATTGCTTATTAAACATATAACAGGCCCGCGCCCTTTAATCAAGTCAAATTTTAGGTGGACCGTGTGTAGAATTGACAAATAAAGGGATCTGAATCTTAGAAACAGGTTATTCTGACATGTTTGCTCGACTCCATATTGAATCTGGGATGaagggagaaaaggaggaggatgagggaggaatCATAATCTGTCTGTCAGCACAAGTTCATCTGCCCCTCACACACCGCTTCTCTTTATAGACCGCGGCCTACAGACTAGGGGTCAACCACGGCATTCCTGCTTTGATATAAAACGTCCCCAGGTTACTCGTACCTCGAACAAAAGCTGTTTCATCTGGTCAGCCGGAAAGTCCCTCCCCCGTCCCCCCCCCCTGATAAAAGTAGTGCCCATTGATGTTTTTAAAAAGCCACCATGAGAAGATTGTTTGATACGCTGACAAAGGAATTCtggaaataaaaaaatgaaaatagtgtaCTCTTTTCTATGAACCTTTTCATCATGCTAGTTGAACATGATAACCTTAATAATATGTCTAGAATTGGTACCTTGGTCAAATACTAGAAATCGCTTTCTTTCACGTTCTTGTGTTAGAAGACAAGGGAGACGGTATGACCAGATGTCTCTAAAATATGTAGCATGACTAACATTAACTACATCCATTTAATTGTGGGGAAATATTTTTGGGACTCTTTGACATATAAACATCAACTCATTACTTAATCATAAACATAAGATATAAGACAGACTGCTTACCTGCTCACGATGTAGCTGTGAGCTCTGTGGAGGAGACCGTTTCAATCTCCCTCACTGCCTCCTCGATCACCTCGATCACCTGCGCCATCACCTCCACACGCTTCACTGGCGTCGCCTTCTCTGCCCCTGCCTCCGCTGGTCTGGCAACTGTCACAGCCATGGCGATGGCAACCTCCTCATCCACGATGTTAGCAGGGGCCTCTTGGCTGGCAGTCACAGCTGGGGTGTCTGGTGTGGATTCAGGGGCTGGCGTGACTTCTTTAGCCAGGGCTTCCTTTGTCTCTGGTGCGCTTACAATGGCATCGAtttccaccacctcctccatctgGATTTCCTTTGCTTCCTTCTCTTCAACGATCTGTGCCACTTGATTgaccacctgtactgtatgtgggccCACAACCTCAGCAGTCGTCTCCTTTGGCTGGGGTGGGGCTTTCGGTGTCTCTGTGGGCCCCTCTGGTACTGGGGTCTCTTCTGTCACCACCGCCGCTTCTGACATCTCATCAGCTGCCTCTGGAACGGGAACCTCTGCTATCCCTTCCTGAACCAGCTTGATTACCTCAGCTTGTAGAACTTCCTGAACCTCTACTGCCTCTACATTGCTCTTTACCCTTTGGATCTCCTCCTCTGCCTTTCCATctgactcactctctgtctgttccACCTTTACTACAACTTCAACCTCTACAACTTTCTCCTCACTTATGTTGACCTCAACTGCTTGCTttaattccacttcctgttttatCTCCTCAACTCCCTCTTTGACAACATCCTCCGCCTCCTTGTTAACCTCTTCCACGATACTCTCTGTGATTTCAACTATGACTGGAATTGTCTCAATGACCTGAACGGCCTCGTGAACTTCCTTTGGTGGTTTTTCAGCCTCGGCTTGTGCCTCTGGAGCAGCAGGCTCCTCTGCAGGAGTTTCTGGTGCTGGTGCTTTAACTTGGACTACAGGAGTTTCAGCAATGACAGGTTTCTCCTCTGCTATTTGTtcaatctctttctctatcaTTGCTACTGCCTGGACTGGTAGTGTGTCTTCAGGTGTCTTCACAGTGGCAGTGACGCAGGCAGGTGCTTCGGGTTCAGCCTCTGCTTCAGACACTTTCTCCACAGCGTTCAGGATGACCACCTGAGCAATGACCAAGCCCGTCTCCTCCATGGCCTCTGCCTCCTTCGTCTCCTCGGCCTCTGTGACACCAACCTCAGTCACTTTCACTTGGATTTGGTAATCACCAGCAGGCTCTGCAACTGCCACTGAGAATGTTTCCACCGCCATGGCCTCCGGGACCTCCACTTGCTGGGTTTTCACGGACGGTGGGCTGATTAGGCACACAGTCTCCTTGACAATGATGAACTCTTCAGCAGGGGCTACAACAGCAATGGCTGCCTCGCACACCTCAGTAACTGTGGCCAGATCGAAGTCAGTTAGCGAGGTAGCCATTTCTCTTGTGACGGGCTCATTCACCTCCTCTACAGGAGCGATGTCTTTGATGGCAGCTGTCTCTTCCACCTCCATCTCCTCACTTTTGACCTCAACGACAGGTGCCTCAGAGATCTCCACAATGTCAGCGGCAATGGATTCTTCGACAGTTGGTGTGATGGGGTCCACCAGCTCCACTCTGGGAGTGTTCTCAGTCACTACGGGGGCCTCGATGATTTCAGCCTCCATCTGGATATCATTGATCACGGCTAGCTTTTCAACTTCAGGCTCTTTGCCCTCAGTGGCTATCTCAGGCTCTGGGATATCTTCAATAGTCTTCTCTAGGGAGGCCTCCAGGAATGTGCTGTCGACCTGCTCCACTTGAGCCTCAAACATTGGCTCTTCAATAGAATCAGCCACCTCAGTTGGATCAGCCTTGTCCTCCACTGGCAACTCAGCAGACAGAGCATCGCTGATCTCAGCTAGACACTCCACGGTGGGAATCACAGGCTTCTCCACTGCCACCTTGGCAATCTCCTTGGTGCCCAGGCCAGTGCAGATGGCGGTGGCCTCAGTTTCTTTATGCACCATCAAGACAACCTTTGATTCGCTCTCGGTGAACTCAATCGGCGGTGTGGGCTCTGGGATGGACGCAACATTCTCCAGTTGGACCTCTGTGATTTCTACGGAAGTCAGGCTTGGGAGCTCATTGACCAGCTCCACAGCCTCCTGCAGGACCTCCAGAGACTCTGGCTCAGGCTCATAGGGCACAGGGGTGGTTTCTCCAGACATGTCTGGAATCATCTTTGTAGTCACCTCGGCAACAGACAGCTCAGGCTCCTGCTCCAGGCATGTGACCGCCTCTGAGGTCTGCTCTACAATGTCCTCGGCGAGAGTGGTGTCAGCAGACTTTGGGGTGGCGGCACCCTCTTCTGGGATGTCGCTCAGCTGATCGTGTGGAATCTCCTGGAGGTCTTCCACAACAGCCGTGGCTGAGATCCAA
This region includes:
- the zbtb2b gene encoding zinc finger and BTB domain-containing protein 2b — its product is MELANHGLILLQQLNAQREFGFLCDCTIAIGDVFFKAHKAVLAAFSNYFRMLFIHQDSDCVRLKAADIQPDIFSYLLNLMYTGKLAPQLIDPARLEQGVKFLHAYPLLQEASLASQTSFSHPEPSLPLSTSLFGIQISDKQVALSGRLPVRRQLSSPFDLDSLPDRKYPSTSAVTAAFTNHASKLDSSFQEMVEASTSGQRASYEEHGGNTPTGEAPSLGSSNTILHVKPSIMKRNASFRKHYSCHLCGSRFNQRSLLREHLLQHSLARLPLVAKPSGAHSPVLPGGGAATTPEVEEVLLRGGGERSAAMTVEMLSDSEQAPPSGFSMDSPRAELSGWATGCQSQADTPPPSDIADIDNLESADLDREVKRRKYECATCGRKFIQKSHWREHMYIHTGKPYKCSACGKSFCRANQAARHVCLTQGADAYTMVDRQSMELCAAGDDTSQMEALFLGSARPYKCNVCETTFSSPNEVIKHLCFSQGALAGLQGQSGVRLLQGEEFPKDEGSDSSGAATLITAIKTEQILVE